The following are encoded in a window of Acinonyx jubatus isolate Ajub_Pintada_27869175 chromosome D4, VMU_Ajub_asm_v1.0, whole genome shotgun sequence genomic DNA:
- the INIP gene encoding SOSS complex subunit C → MAANSSGQGFQNKNRVAILAELDKEKRKLLMQNQSSTNHPGASIALSRPSLNKDFRDHAEQQHIAAQQKAALQHAHAHSSGYFITQDSAFGNLILPVLPRLDPE, encoded by the exons GTTTTCAAAACAAGAACAGAGTTGCGATCTTGGCAGAActggacaaagagaaaagaaaattactcatGCAGAACCAATCTTCAACAAATCATCCTGGAGCTAG CATTGCACTCTCGAGACCCTCTCTTAATAAGGACTTCCGGGATCATGCTGAGCAGCAGCATATTGCAGCCCAACAAAAGGCAGCTTTGCAG CACGCACATGCACATTCATCTGGATACTTCATAACTCAAGACTCCGCATTTGGGAATCTTATTCTTCCTGTCTTACCTCGCCTTGACCCagagtga